Proteins found in one Legionella pneumophila subsp. pascullei genomic segment:
- the sidB gene encoding Dot/Icm T4SS effector SidB: MAKIYNASKPRYSGWEWFKFIAIRTVFPPVLLWDLIKIGANKLLGEWVSGLVLPAQNENFDDLAVSDATVSNYNEDDLICEKHDVITHDGAHLDTFEVRYRSQESIDPKYQKYIINLVGNGMCYEHIIDDIKEDAKALKSNVVGFNFRGVGQSTGKAKSSEDLVADGIAQVQRLLDQGVSPQNITLKGHSLGAGVASLVAQHFHQLGQPINLFNSRSFSTITNFLVGHMRLDRDEIGRAIGHKDSIVGTILGWLAKPFIKFGVALAKWEIDAGSAFKSIPEAYKDYIVVRSRKEIRDERIDDAVIPHYASIHKELTSERRKKKAEIDEEIANLDDIIRKADPLAKPGLANAREALVQAREKIKSDRKMETDIQYANGHNSDWNDLHNRSGKSAQTFFREFVQRTEADHAVKSIPEIN; this comes from the coding sequence ATGGCTAAAATTTATAATGCCTCAAAACCTAGATATAGTGGTTGGGAATGGTTTAAATTTATTGCAATTCGAACTGTTTTTCCCCCTGTTTTATTATGGGATTTAATAAAAATCGGGGCAAATAAACTGCTTGGTGAATGGGTTAGTGGTTTAGTGCTACCGGCACAAAATGAAAATTTTGATGATTTAGCTGTTAGTGATGCTACTGTAAGTAATTATAATGAAGACGATTTGATTTGTGAGAAACATGATGTAATTACTCATGATGGAGCACATTTAGATACATTCGAAGTACGGTATAGGTCACAAGAAAGTATTGATCCTAAATACCAAAAGTATATTATCAATTTGGTAGGAAATGGTATGTGTTATGAACATATCATTGATGATATAAAAGAAGATGCGAAGGCTCTTAAATCCAATGTTGTTGGTTTTAATTTTCGAGGTGTTGGTCAAAGCACAGGCAAAGCCAAATCAAGTGAAGATTTAGTTGCAGATGGTATTGCCCAAGTACAAAGATTATTAGATCAAGGTGTTTCACCACAAAATATTACCCTGAAAGGTCATTCTCTTGGTGCAGGCGTGGCTTCCTTGGTAGCCCAACATTTTCATCAACTAGGACAGCCTATTAATCTATTTAATAGCCGTTCTTTCTCCACCATTACTAATTTCTTAGTAGGGCATATGCGTCTAGACCGTGATGAAATTGGTCGAGCAATAGGCCATAAAGACAGCATAGTAGGGACAATACTCGGATGGCTGGCTAAGCCCTTCATTAAATTCGGTGTTGCCTTAGCTAAATGGGAAATTGATGCAGGCAGTGCATTCAAGAGTATTCCAGAAGCATATAAAGACTACATAGTGGTTAGGTCTAGAAAAGAGATAAGGGACGAGCGTATCGATGATGCTGTGATTCCACATTATGCATCTATCCATAAAGAACTTACTTCTGAACGACGCAAGAAAAAAGCGGAGATTGATGAAGAAATTGCAAATCTGGATGATATCATTCGAAAAGCTGATCCTCTTGCGAAACCAGGGTTGGCTAATGCAAGAGAGGCTTTAGTTCAAGCCAGGGAAAAAATCAAAAGCGATAGAAAAATGGAGACTGATATACAATATGCTAATGGTCATAATTCAGACTGGAATGACTTGCATAATCGATCAGGAAAGAGCGCGCAGACTTTCTTTAGAGAGTTTGTTCAAAGAACAGAGGCAGATCATGCTGTAAAAAGTATACCAGAAATAAATTAA
- the thrC gene encoding threonine synthase, with product MKIKMRSTRGQCVSTIDEAILSGIARDGGLFVPDRFPDLTIKKFYEYGNLIDFSVNLLSPFFSDSKIDINNTFFQKFLTFSFPLHHLFKKNYVLELFHGPTLSCKDLGTQFFSECLLHLIENKSAKVLVATSGDTGAAIAHALHGKRDLEGIILFPKDKLTFRQQSQITCWGENIRALAVNGSFDQCQQLVKLVFAKREHKGILTTANSMNIVRLLPQVIFYAFTSIQLALRHNYSVNFIVPSGNLGNVTACYWAKMLGFPIDQILIANNINSALSEFLLTGVYQSKSVIKTLATAMDVGEPSNLERLFILFNSYSECKKQMNAQSVSDEQIKQAIMHCYNEYHYIICPHTATAYHRLNSMNQDKPWVIVAPAHPAKFAEVLEPLLKKEIPVPKQLKILLDRKQHYSIIEPNYQSLYHFLVE from the coding sequence ATGAAAATTAAAATGAGGAGTACCAGAGGACAATGCGTTTCTACAATAGATGAAGCGATATTGTCAGGCATTGCAAGGGATGGAGGGTTGTTTGTGCCTGACAGGTTTCCGGATTTAACAATAAAAAAATTTTATGAATACGGCAATTTAATCGACTTTTCTGTTAATTTACTTTCACCATTTTTTTCTGATAGTAAAATTGATATAAATAATACTTTTTTTCAAAAATTCCTCACCTTTTCCTTTCCGTTACATCATCTATTTAAGAAAAATTATGTATTGGAGTTATTCCATGGTCCAACCCTGTCATGTAAAGATTTAGGAACTCAATTTTTCAGTGAATGTTTATTGCATCTGATAGAAAACAAGAGTGCCAAAGTCCTGGTCGCAACATCTGGTGATACTGGCGCTGCGATTGCTCATGCTTTGCATGGGAAAAGAGATCTGGAAGGAATCATTTTATTTCCCAAAGATAAACTTACTTTCAGACAACAATCTCAAATTACTTGTTGGGGAGAGAATATTCGTGCATTGGCTGTTAATGGCAGTTTTGATCAATGTCAACAGCTGGTGAAGCTGGTATTTGCCAAAAGAGAACATAAAGGAATATTGACTACAGCCAATAGCATGAATATTGTCAGATTATTGCCACAAGTTATTTTCTATGCTTTTACCAGCATTCAATTGGCATTAAGACATAATTATTCTGTCAATTTTATAGTTCCAAGTGGAAACCTGGGTAATGTTACAGCTTGCTATTGGGCAAAAATGCTGGGTTTTCCGATTGATCAAATTTTAATAGCTAACAATATCAATAGTGCACTGAGTGAATTTTTGTTAACTGGAGTTTATCAATCCAAATCGGTTATTAAAACTTTGGCAACAGCGATGGATGTAGGTGAGCCAAGTAATTTGGAGCGTTTATTCATTTTATTTAATAGTTATTCTGAATGTAAAAAGCAGATGAATGCACAGTCTGTTAGTGATGAGCAAATTAAGCAAGCTATCATGCATTGTTACAATGAATATCATTATATAATTTGCCCTCATACCGCAACAGCTTATCATCGACTAAACTCAATGAATCAGGACAAACCTTGGGTTATTGTGGCACCAGCACACCCAGCCAAATTTGCGGAGGTATTAGAACCTCTCTTGAAAAAAGAAATTCCTGTCCCGAAACAACTTAAAATTCTTTTAGACAGAAAACAACATTATTCAATCATAGAGCCAAACTATCAATCTTTATATCATTTCTTAGTTGAATGA
- a CDS encoding outer membrane protein, with the protein MYLGFPVQSILLFLLFSFTPLFVLAAEKTPLNLFLRPNTYFGFSVIRDTAYYNFKRNETSPEINFTDFDHFDWSGTGVGGEIYLGYEKFFRTHYYLGLEGFFNRSSNEGKIYFFDSNELYSRILKGAFKQKWQSGVAIHPGYYLPSVGIIYGRVGWIISDINLSGSITQSGSIGSFSGRFSNTQKRNGVQLGTGLELELTKNWRCRVEWDWNRLQDFIFNTQGKDSNNHRYQTTRIAKHPILEQFKLGLNWRFS; encoded by the coding sequence GTGTATTTAGGTTTTCCTGTTCAATCAATCTTATTGTTTTTACTTTTCAGTTTTACTCCTTTATTTGTTTTAGCGGCTGAAAAAACACCGCTAAATCTTTTTCTAAGACCTAATACGTATTTTGGATTTTCAGTGATTAGGGACACAGCCTATTACAATTTTAAAAGGAATGAAACCAGCCCTGAGATTAATTTTACTGACTTTGATCATTTTGACTGGAGTGGAACGGGAGTTGGAGGAGAAATTTACTTAGGCTATGAAAAATTTTTCCGGACACATTATTATCTTGGTTTAGAAGGCTTTTTTAACCGCAGTTCCAATGAAGGAAAAATCTACTTTTTTGATTCTAACGAACTTTATTCAAGAATATTAAAGGGTGCATTTAAACAAAAATGGCAGTCTGGTGTGGCTATTCACCCTGGTTATTATTTACCTTCTGTTGGAATTATCTATGGCCGGGTAGGCTGGATTATCAGTGATATCAATCTAAGTGGAAGTATTACTCAGAGTGGCTCTATTGGCTCATTTAGTGGAAGATTTTCAAATACCCAAAAAAGGAATGGAGTCCAATTAGGTACAGGCTTGGAGTTGGAGTTAACCAAAAATTGGCGTTGCCGTGTTGAGTGGGATTGGAATCGTTTGCAAGATTTTATCTTTAATACACAGGGTAAGGATTCTAACAATCATAGGTATCAAACGACCAGAATCGCTAAACATCCAATTTTGGAACAATTCAAATTGGGTTTGAATTGGCGTTTTTCCTGA
- a CDS encoding SidE phosphodiesterase domain-containing protein codes for MPIPVLDFSQFTSNNTVLRSPTSYTNAVSKGTIPGHPGIWIAKRCTDPMIARHELLAQEFFRLIIPHQPETLLAKDEPHNTYYVYSKEAEGYHALPEGEVSSFDNGTITGFGQAILVSVFLQEVDLKNGNIGVDKDNRVIKIDGDQCLASILGLNKRYDITPKVIAELPSPHDFYATNWLDMIRKGVPTTSYVYMGQIHSGLVGFTLTNSKSFRAEVNQAMLKICLLPDEYIEKFVSAYIPEGHKPDRSVYIDLITSRRKLLRLSAVQNESFRNYLSGPEAQEDAKRFMDHIRAFQAGGEFILPDEQERRQLSIDFSLKNLRAEAISAAFTHSRENLIAVKNAVEQEEFAEYRAHELASVFHLQMELKKQAQLPDASLLGMISSSILGHTQNDYQHFLSQSVNPVMEKFFTALVKNDFEQLEQVLGEFPSDEQWSAFTSPEAIRARERMNTIKQVVGERRVMLHSKILPALEQCKDALEKKNIPAALQALSALPSDENMERMSIRTDLKEQITHMKQQVAENLNALSPQNVPIVDDDAKVGVMRDPLLVEITKQIVALENEHCEDLAKLEMHFTTANDCLDTVEFLINERIKQHGASEEPLDLSNLEELKSRLQKIKKTDENALNAYPKENAEIAEIETQLSQALPQASNNTNPAKRTIKSDYDVDSENKVTKIGEDRPGFKPD; via the coding sequence ATGCCTATACCTGTATTGGATTTTAGCCAATTTACAAGTAATAATACTGTGCTGAGATCCCCTACAAGCTACACAAACGCAGTATCAAAAGGTACGATTCCAGGGCATCCAGGTATCTGGATTGCCAAGAGATGTACCGATCCTATGATAGCAAGGCACGAGCTTTTAGCCCAAGAATTTTTCAGATTAATAATCCCTCACCAACCAGAAACTCTTCTTGCTAAAGATGAGCCACATAATACTTACTATGTTTATTCTAAAGAGGCAGAAGGATACCATGCTTTGCCAGAGGGTGAGGTGAGTAGCTTTGACAATGGAACTATTACTGGCTTTGGACAAGCCATTCTTGTTTCTGTTTTTTTGCAAGAAGTTGATTTAAAAAATGGCAATATAGGAGTAGATAAAGACAATAGAGTAATTAAGATAGATGGTGATCAATGCCTTGCCTCTATTTTGGGTTTAAATAAGAGATATGATATTACTCCTAAAGTGATTGCTGAATTACCTTCTCCTCATGATTTCTATGCAACGAATTGGCTTGATATGATCCGTAAAGGAGTGCCTACAACCTCTTATGTTTATATGGGCCAAATACATAGCGGTCTTGTGGGGTTTACTTTAACAAATAGCAAATCTTTCAGAGCTGAAGTGAATCAAGCAATGTTAAAAATTTGCCTGCTTCCAGATGAATATATTGAGAAATTTGTGTCTGCTTATATACCCGAGGGACATAAACCCGATAGGAGTGTCTATATTGATTTGATTACAAGTCGCCGGAAACTTTTAAGATTAAGTGCTGTACAAAATGAATCATTTAGAAATTATTTATCAGGACCTGAGGCTCAAGAGGATGCCAAAAGGTTCATGGATCATATAAGAGCCTTTCAGGCTGGGGGGGAGTTTATTCTACCGGATGAGCAGGAACGCAGACAATTATCAATTGATTTTAGTCTAAAAAATTTGAGAGCAGAAGCAATTTCAGCAGCTTTTACTCACTCCAGAGAGAACTTGATAGCAGTAAAAAATGCTGTGGAGCAAGAAGAGTTTGCTGAATACAGGGCACATGAATTAGCATCGGTATTTCACCTCCAAATGGAACTGAAAAAACAAGCTCAGTTACCTGATGCTAGTTTACTGGGAATGATTTCTAGTAGTATTTTAGGTCATACTCAAAATGACTATCAACATTTCCTCAGTCAAAGCGTGAATCCTGTTATGGAAAAATTTTTTACTGCCCTGGTGAAAAATGATTTTGAGCAACTGGAACAGGTTTTGGGGGAATTCCCTAGTGATGAACAATGGTCAGCATTTACTTCACCAGAAGCAATCCGAGCCAGAGAACGTATGAATACGATTAAGCAAGTGGTTGGAGAGAGAAGAGTGATGCTTCATAGTAAAATACTTCCTGCTTTGGAGCAATGTAAAGATGCCCTTGAGAAAAAAAATATACCTGCTGCGTTGCAAGCGCTGAGTGCTCTTCCATCAGATGAAAATATGGAGAGGATGTCAATCAGGACTGACTTAAAAGAACAAATCACTCATATGAAGCAACAGGTAGCAGAAAATTTAAATGCGCTTTCACCACAAAATGTCCCCATAGTAGATGATGATGCCAAAGTAGGAGTGATGCGTGATCCGCTTTTAGTTGAAATAACCAAACAAATCGTGGCGCTTGAAAACGAGCATTGCGAAGATTTGGCTAAATTGGAAATGCATTTCACTACTGCGAATGATTGTTTGGACACAGTCGAGTTTCTAATAAACGAACGCATTAAACAACATGGTGCATCAGAAGAGCCTCTTGATTTGTCCAATTTGGAAGAATTGAAAAGTCGATTACAGAAAATTAAAAAGACGGATGAAAACGCTTTAAATGCTTATCCAAAAGAGAACGCAGAAATAGCAGAAATAGAAACCCAACTCAGTCAAGCACTACCTCAAGCAAGTAATAATACAAATCCCGCAAAAAGAACAATTAAGTCTGACTACGATGTAGATAGTGAAAATAAAGTGACAAAAATTGGAGAGGACAGACCAGGTTTTAAACCAGACTAG
- a CDS encoding YceI family protein, whose protein sequence is MNMYVKYSLWVLSFFVSTFIYASNLPEWEIVSAQSEITFTGTQNGAPVTGRFKTFTGQIFADPSNYKAGSIHITIDMNSIAAPFEDIVTTLASPDWFNVKAFPNAEFKATKFNQLDDKTYEAEGILTVRDKSAPVTLKFVVEQISKDQALVEGGSTIKRSTFGVGQGEWASTDEIQDEVIVRFKISATLKK, encoded by the coding sequence ATGAATATGTATGTTAAATATTCCCTTTGGGTATTGAGTTTTTTTGTAAGCACATTTATTTACGCGAGTAATCTACCGGAATGGGAAATTGTATCAGCACAAAGTGAGATTACTTTTACTGGTACTCAAAATGGTGCCCCGGTTACAGGACGATTTAAGACATTTACTGGTCAAATTTTTGCAGATCCTTCTAACTACAAAGCGGGCTCAATTCATATTACTATTGATATGAACTCGATTGCAGCGCCTTTTGAGGACATCGTGACAACGTTAGCTTCCCCTGACTGGTTTAATGTCAAAGCATTTCCTAATGCAGAGTTTAAAGCAACGAAATTTAATCAATTAGATGACAAAACCTATGAGGCAGAAGGGATTCTAACAGTACGAGATAAATCAGCCCCAGTGACTCTAAAATTTGTTGTGGAGCAAATTTCCAAAGATCAAGCTTTAGTTGAAGGAGGTTCAACAATCAAACGCAGTACGTTTGGGGTAGGTCAAGGTGAATGGGCGAGTACTGATGAAATACAAGATGAAGTAATCGTTCGCTTTAAAATCAGTGCTACACTGAAAAAATAA
- a CDS encoding cytochrome b yields the protein MQIRNTSTKFGLVMIFFHWIMAVLIIGLLGVGLYMVRLPFSLEKLKLYGWHKEYGFLVLFLAFFRLIWRLTNQLPELAIPLLEKITARSMHWAFYFFMFAMPISGWLITSAAGLPASFFGLFVLPNLVSSDESNRILFQWIHECLGYALITAIFLHTAAALKHHFINRDDILRRML from the coding sequence ATGCAGATAAGGAATACTTCAACCAAGTTTGGCCTGGTTATGATTTTTTTCCATTGGATTATGGCTGTTTTAATTATTGGACTATTGGGAGTCGGTTTATATATGGTGAGGCTCCCTTTTAGTCTTGAGAAATTAAAATTATATGGCTGGCATAAGGAGTACGGATTTCTGGTGTTGTTTTTAGCTTTTTTTAGATTGATTTGGCGTTTGACTAACCAATTACCAGAATTGGCTATTCCCCTGTTAGAGAAAATTACAGCTCGCAGTATGCATTGGGCATTTTATTTTTTCATGTTTGCTATGCCTATCAGTGGATGGCTAATCACCTCAGCCGCCGGATTACCCGCTTCTTTTTTTGGATTATTTGTATTGCCTAACCTTGTGTCTTCAGATGAAAGTAACAGAATTTTATTTCAGTGGATTCATGAATGCTTGGGGTATGCTTTAATTACGGCCATATTCCTGCATACTGCAGCGGCATTAAAACATCATTTTATCAATAGGGATGATATATTACGGAGAATGCTATAA
- a CDS encoding YceI family protein has protein sequence MKRNYRHFIFAILAVFAFSTDIYAEPQTLTLDNQHTYVLWKVKHLGFSTQAGKWYANGQLVLDKDNPQQSKVNVTIKIDDIVTGIPELDKHLKGKLFFDTKQFPSATFVSDKVEVTGKNKAKVYGMLTLHGVTKPIILDVVFNKAGINLLNDRETAGFSATTSLKRSDYGIKALIPEVGDDVEIEIEAEAYLDKKYG, from the coding sequence CTGTTTTTGCATTTTCTACTGATATTTATGCAGAACCACAAACCTTGACTTTAGATAATCAACATACTTATGTGTTATGGAAGGTAAAGCATTTAGGCTTTTCAACTCAAGCTGGAAAATGGTATGCCAATGGCCAGCTTGTCCTTGATAAGGATAACCCACAACAGAGCAAAGTGAATGTTACTATCAAGATCGATGACATCGTTACAGGTATACCTGAGCTTGATAAGCATTTGAAAGGTAAATTGTTCTTTGATACCAAACAGTTTCCTTCAGCAACCTTTGTGAGTGATAAGGTGGAGGTAACAGGCAAAAATAAAGCAAAAGTGTATGGAATGCTTACTTTACACGGCGTCACAAAACCTATCATATTGGACGTGGTATTCAATAAAGCAGGAATTAATTTATTAAATGACAGAGAAACAGCTGGGTTTAGCGCCACCACTTCATTAAAACGCTCTGATTACGGAATAAAAGCTTTAATACCAGAAGTAGGGGATGATGTCGAAATAGAAATAGAAGCAGAAGCCTATCTCGATAAAAAATATGGATAA